A single window of Ctenopharyngodon idella isolate HZGC_01 chromosome 24, HZGC01, whole genome shotgun sequence DNA harbors:
- the nfybb gene encoding nuclear transcription factor Y, beta b → MDGDSSTTDASQLGITGEYMAGSHFVLQAQDDEGDEGLNDHEDGNGSKDNLREQDIYLPIANVARIMKTAIPQTGKIAKDAKECVQECVSEFISFITSEASERCHQEKRKTINGEDILFAMSTLGFDMYVEPLKLYLQKFREAMKGEKGISAVTVSEGMGEELTDESFTNPLPAGIITADGQQQNVMVYTTSYQQIPGVQQLQFS, encoded by the exons ATGGACGGAGACAGTTCAACCACAGATGCCTCCCAACTTGGCATAACAGGAGAATATATGGCTGGTAGTCACTTTGTTCTCCAAGCTCAGGATG atGAAGGTGATGAGGGACTCAACGACCACGAGGATGGCAATGGAAGCAAAGATAACCTACGGGAGCAAGACATCTATCTCCCAATCGCCAACGTTGCCCGAATCATGAAGACTGCAATACCACAAACTggaaaa ATAGCAAAGGACGCCAAGGAGTGTGTGCAGGAGTGTGTGAGCGAGTTCATCAGCTTCATCACTTCAGAAGCCAGCGAGAGGTGCCATCAGGAGAAACGCAAGACGATAAATGGCGAAGACATCCTGTTCGCAATGTCCACGCTGGGTTTCGACATGTATGTGGAGCCTCTGAAGCTCTACCTGCAGAAGTTCAGAGAg GCCATGAAAGGAGAGAAAGGCATAAGCGCAGTAACTGTAAGCGAAGGCATGGGAGAGGAGCTGACCGATGAGTCTTTCA cAAATCCACTACCTGCAGGGATCATAACAGCTGATGGACAGCAACAAAATGTGATGGTGTACACCACCTCATATCAGCAG ATCCCGGGCGTGCAGCAGCTCCAGTTCTCCTGA
- the slc41a2a gene encoding solute carrier family 41 member 2, whose product MGSITDANQKECQLTSAHLPSRENGHQSIPESRRPDITSSFTRICSKEFSESDHLLPTAFYGTTLASGTISQDEPQNIHGQEMPSESIRVMVIQILVPFLLAGFGTVLAGMLLDLVQHWDVFSNVTEIFILVPPLLGLKGNLEMTLASRLSTAVNVGRMNSSSEKWNLIIGNLALKQVQATVLGFLAALVASALGWILEEELIMNHVALLCCCSVMTAFTASLLQGILMVGVIIGSKKVGVNPDNIATPLAASFGDIITLGLLAIISQGFFYCMEPYPYITYLVCIVFLCLTPVWVIISRRHPESQKLLISSWEPIITAMVISSLGGLILDRTIADPMLEGVVLYTPVINGVGGNLVSIQASRIATYLHFHSLLGELPDDSKGCYCPCSSFWATAPNGRSAQVLLMLTIPGHLVFVYTIYLIQGSPTPPTAVFISFYLVAAFTQVFLLLGITDVMVHCLWKCGRDPDSFSIPYLTALADLLGTAFLALCFLLMSLVT is encoded by the exons ATGGGATCCATCACTGACGCAAACCAGAAGGAGTGTCAGCTGACCTCAGCTCACCTGCCATCCAGAGAAAATGGGCATCAGTCTATACCAGAGAGCAGAAGACCTGACATAACATCAAGCTTCACTCGTATCTGCAGTAAGGAGTTTTCAGAGTCCGACCACCTGCTTCCCACTGCATTTTATGGGACAACATTAGCCTCTGGGACCATATCGCAGGATGAGCCGCAGAATATTCATGGCCAGGAGATGCCAAGTGAGTCGATCCGGGTCATGGTGATTCAGATTTTGGTTCCATTCCTCCTGGCGGGTTTTGGAACAGTGCTGGCGGGGATGTTGCTGGACTTAGTGCAG CACTGGGACGTTTTCAGTAATGTGACAGAGATCTTCATCCTTGTCCCACCTCTACTGGGCCTAAAGGGGAATCTGGAGATGACACTGGCATCAAGACTCTCCACTGCT GTAAATGTTGGCAGAATGAACTCTTCAAGTGAGAAGTGGAACCTGATCATCGGAAATCTTGCCCTCAAACAG GTACAAGCTACAGTTCTGGGCTTTCTGGCTGCTCTTGTAGCATCGGCTCTTGGATGGATCCTGGAAGAGGAGCTCATCATGAACCATGTAGCTCTGCTTTGCTGTTGCAGTGTGATGACAGCGTTCACAGCATCCCTGCTGCAGG GGATCTTAATGGTTGGTGTGATTATTGGATCCAAGAAGGTGGGCGTCAACCCTGACAACATAGCCACGCCCCTTGCTGCCAGTTTTGGTGACATCATCACACTTGGACTGCTTGCCATCATCAGTCAAGGCTTTTTTTACTGCATGG AACCTTACCCTTATATTACCTACCTGGTATGTATTGTTTTCCTGTGCCTGACGCCGGTATGGGTCATTATTTCACGTCGTCACCCTGAAAGCCAAAAACTGCTGATTTCCAGCTGGGAGCCAATAATTACCGCAATGGTGATCAGCAG TCTTGGAGGACTGATTCTGGACCGAACCATCGCAGATCCAATGCTTGAGGGAGTTGTTCTCTACACTCCTGTTATAAATG GTGTTGGTGGTAATCTGGTTTCTATCCAGGCTAGTCGTATAGCCACGTATCTTCATTTTCACTCTCTGCTGGGCGAACTTCCAGATGACTCTAAAGGATGTTACTGCCCCTGCAGCAGCTTTTGGGCCACAG CGCCGAATGGAAGATCAGCACAGGTGCTGCTCATGTTGACCATCCCAGGTCACCTGGTCTTCGTCTACACCATTTACTTAATACAAGGCAGCCCGACTCCACCCACTGCTGTCTTCATTTCCTTCTATTTGGTAGCAGCTTTCACACAG GTGTTTCTCCTGCTGGGCATCACTGATGTGATGGTTCACTGCTTGTGGAAATGCGGCAGGGACCCTGATAGCTTCTCCATCCCATATCTGACGGCTCTAGCGGATTTGTTGGGCACTGCCTTTCTGGCACTGTGTTTTCTTCTAATGTCACTGGTGacataa